In Humulus lupulus chromosome 6, drHumLupu1.1, whole genome shotgun sequence, a single genomic region encodes these proteins:
- the LOC133782143 gene encoding uncharacterized protein LOC133782143 — MDPANSLSTTNSVSGFYNLLTRELNNLNQSFLSHNNNLMSLQFLQQVLSSLQFANSQLTVLVQKLHLPTGDKWLDEYMDESSRLWEACHLLKSGVSAIETYVSAANNIVSALDNNPHRHFSPAMSRQVIRAISICQRETVGLEEDNRVLMETRIQPLLSLCDLNENVPMDSKFNGFGGFRGVLHAMRKVSSLLLLILLNGLVFCWPELFNFDHHHHHHHQGDGYGGLNNNMLVMGSEGFTVSMSRLRQRVGSIMEQYFVDGPHTAAGIILYEFRESKSAMEELKGELERMVEFEVGDDDDRRNIQERIDKLKRGFGLLRNGVETIIGQLDDFFDEIVEGRKKLLDMCSSHHHHHHHHK; from the exons ATGGATCCTGCTAATTCATTGAGCACCACCAATTCAGTAAGTGGGTTTTACAATCTTCTGACTCGAGAACTCAACAATCTGAACCAGtcattcctctcccataacaacAACTTGATGTCACTCCAGTTCCTCCAACAAGTCCTCTCCTCCCTCCAGTTCGCCAATTCCCAGTTGACCGTTCTCGTTCAGAAGCTCCACTTGCCCACCGGCGACAAATGGCTCGACGAGTACATGGACGAGAGCTCTCGTCTCTGGGAAGCCTGCCACCTCCTCAAGTCCGGCGTCTCCGCCATCGAAACCTACGTCTCCGCCGCCAACAACATCGTCTCCGCTCTCGACAATAATCCTCATCGCCATTTCAGTCCCGCAATGTCTCGCCAG GTTATACGGGCAATAAGTATTTGCCAAAGGGAAACGGTGGGTTTGGAAGAGGACAATAGAGTGTTGATGGAAACAAGAATTCAGCCATTGTTATCGCTCTGCGATCTTAACGAGAATGTTCCAATGGATTCGAAGTTCAATGGGTTCGGCGGTTTTCGCGGTGTTCTTCACGCAATGAGGAAAGTCAGCTCATTGTTACTGCTCATTTTGCTTAACGGACTCGTGTTTTGTTGGCCTGAATTATTCAACTTcgatcaccatcatcatcatcatcatcaaggTGATGGTTATGGAGGACTTAACAACAACATGTTAGTTATGGGCTCGGAAGGATTTACGGTTTCCATGTCGAGATTGAGGCAAAGAGTTGGGAGCATTATGGAGCAATACTTCGTCGACGGACCGCACACGGCGGCTGGAATCATTCTCTACGAGTTCCGGGAATCGAAATCTGCCATGGAAGAGCTCAAAGGAGAGCTCGAAAGAATGGTGGAGTTTGAAGTGGGTGATGATGATGATCGCCGTAACATTCAAGAGAGAATTGATAAATTGAAAAGAGGATTTGGGTTGTTAAGAAATGGGGTTGAGACTATAATTGGACAGCTTGACGATTTCTTTGATGAAATAGTTGAAGGAAGAAAGAAGCTTTTGGACATGTGCTCTTCTCACCATCACCATCATCACCATCATAAGTAG